The Mangrovivirga cuniculi genomic sequence TAGATATATAGGATAAGGGTCTGCACTATACAAACAGATCTCTCCTTTCGTCGAGATGACGCGGTGAGTTTTGGCTGCTACCTTTAATAGACAGATCAATTCACAGCCAAAACTTCTATATATCCCTACTATTCCAAGAATACGCGTAAGTAAACTTGGGAGGTCCTTCACAGGTTCAAAATTGATCTTGAACCACTTTGTCAGAATCAAGATTTTCAGGATTCAAGGATTAACAAGATCAAAACATAAAATGAAAACCATCAGATTTTTCTGAGGCGCTTTTATTTGATATTCGGCATTTATCATGAGTTACTCCTACCTCATTATTTATGATATTGTCAAAAAACTGAACTACATACATTAAGTTTGCTTAACGACGACGGTACAAGAGAATTCTTGCACCAGGGGAGGGCTCTTAAAAGGAGAAGCTGTTATTATAGTCACGCGTATTGCTTCGCTACGCGCGACAGAGTACCGGCAGGGTATCCTGAAGCATCATTAATAGTCGGCTGATATTCTGAATCAGATTACCAGCCAACCATCAAAATTTTATTTCTGTGTATAACTTTTTACTGTTTCAATAAAGACTTTTACCTTTTCAGGATCTGTGTCCGGGTAAACTCCATGACCAAGATTAGCTATGTGTCGAAGTCCTTTGAACTGATCAAGCATCTTGATCGTTTCAGCCCTAACCTCACTAGTACTTCCGTACAATGCACAAGGATCTAAATTTCCCTGGAAAGTCATATTAGGACCTGCCATTTTTAATGCAAAATCAACCGGAGTATTCCAGTCAAGGCCTAGTGTTTCACAATTTAATTTCCCGAGTGAATGCAAAGAAAAATAAGCTCCTTTTGAGAAAACAGTAACTGGTACCTCATCGATCGAATCTACGATCTGTTTAATGTATGGCATTGCAAATTCCTCGTATTGATCAGGGCTTAATATTCCTGCCCATGAATCAAAAACCTGGACAAGATTTGCTCCGGCATTTACTTGTTCTTTTAAATATGCTTTAGTGCAATCTGTGATAGATTGTAGTAGCGCATGAGCAGTTTCAGGTTGAGTAAAAAGCATTTTCCTTGCCTTACTAAAAGTTTTTGATCCGCTACCTTCTACCATATAGGCCATAATAGTCCATGGAGCACCTGCAAAACCGATCAAAGGCACCCGATCATTTAACTCTTTCTTTGTTATTTTAATAGCTTCAATAACGTACCCCAGCTTATCAGACATATCAGATGTCGATAACTTTTTGACGTCATCCATATCAGAAATGGTCTGAGGAAAAACAGGTCCTCTTTTTTCTACCATATCGTAAGGAAGTCCCAAAGCTTCAGGGATAACTAAAATATCAGAGAAAATGATCGCAGCATCTACATCAAGGATATCAACTGGTTGAATAGTTACTTCTGCAGCTCTTTCAGGATTTTTGACGAGGTCTACAAAACCATTCATTTTTGCTCTTACTTCTCTGTATTCAGGTAAGATTCTTCCTGCCTGTCTCATTAACCAGACAGGTGTTCTTTCTACGGGCTCACCTTTGGCAGCCCTGATTAAAAGGTCGTTTTTTAAAGCCATGTGCAAATATACATAAATCCGACCCGGCTCTGCATAACATTAAATACCATAATCCGTAAAAATTTATCTAGTTTTGCATAAACATTAACCCAATAGTAATATGAAGTTTCTTTTTGACTCATTTGAATCCTGGAAGAACCATTGTCTTGAAAATGACATTTCGGTTTTCCAACCTGTGATCGATTATGAAATCGAACAGAAAGGTAAAAAAGAAGAGCATATCTGGGATGGTATGCAAAGGGCTTTGGATGTAATGAGAGATGCTGTGAATTCAGGTCTGACCAAGGATATGACCAGCCATTCAGGGATGGTTAATAATGGAGCTAAAAAAGTCTATAAGTCTGAAAAGCATGTGTTAAACAAAGGGTTCACTGATATGATCTCACGTGCTTTAGCCGCAAAAGAGGTAAATTCCTGTATGGGGAAAGTGGTGGCTGCTCCAACGGCCGGTGCCTCAGGAATTATGCCGGGAGTTCTGAATACTCTTCAGGAGGAACATGGAATCTCTGATAAAAAGATAACCGAATGCATGCTGGTATCGGCAGGGATAGGTTTGATAATTGAAAGAAATGCAGGTATAGCAGGTGCTGTTGGTGGATGCCAGGCTGAAACTGGAACAGCTGCAGCCATGGCAGCCGGGGCAATTGTACATGCTTTTGATGGGACAATTGATCAGATATTTAATTCTGTAGGTATTACCATTCAATGTATGCTCGGACTTATATGTGATCCGGTTGCAGGTTTGGTGGAAGTGCCTTGTATTGTTAGAAATGCCAGTGCTGCAGCTATTGCACATTCATCGGCTCAAATTGCCATTGCAGATATGGATGCTGTAATCCCTGTAGACGAATGCGTTATGGCAATGGGAGAAGTTGGCCAAAGCATGGAAGACAGGTATAAAGAAACAGCTCTTGGTGGCTTAGCCAATACACCTACAGGCAGATCGATCTCTAAAAGAGTATTGATACAGGATATTGAGATGCTACCGGATGAAGATAAAGATGAGGATTAAGTAAAATACTGAAGATCAGGGATTATAAATCTGAGCGCAAATGTTATTGTTGCAGACCAGAATAATGCAGAAACCAGCATTGAAGGGATGATCTTTTTAGGGGGAGCTCCTACGGCATTAATCAAAAGTGCTCCACCGATAGGGGTGAAAATAAGGGGGTTAATAATGACACTCCCCAAATTCCGTATTTTGACCAGACTTTTACAAATTGGCGACTTCTTTTAGAGAATTTTTTTCGGGTTTTCTTTTTGTTCCTCTTAGCCTTGTACTCTTTGATTTTTTCACTTAATACAGTAATGATAATTACCGTAGTCATCATTCCGAAAGCAGTTAACAATACAGTTTCTATATAAGAGAATCCCATTGAAGTTCCAGCTACGGGACCAAAAATGAATTTCACCATGCTGCTGCCAAACACTATCAAATACTTTGAAATTTCTTCTATCATTTTTTGTTTATCAGTGTAAACTCTTTGTTAAATAATAAGTGAAAAAGAATGAAAAAAACAGGAAGTTTTTTCAACTCAACTTAAGATGATCTTCATTATATATTTAACCGAAAAAAACGGGATTATGTTTTGGGTCCGAAGGATAAATCTCCTGCATCACCCAGCCCCGGGACAATATATGAATCATCATTCAAACCATCATCAATTTTTCCCAGATATAAAGAGTAACCAAAAGGCAGATTTGCATTGAGATATTTAACTCCTTCCGGGGCAGCGATCACTGAAGCGATATGTAAAGATTGCCAGGAGCCAAAGTCAGCCAGGTGTTCTACAGCTTCGACCATCGATTTTCCGGTTGCCAGCATCGGGTCAATAACAATGACATCTCTGTTTGACAAGTTTGGTAACGCTGCATATTCTCTTTTAATTTTTATTTCTTCGTCGGTTTGTTCGACTCTGTACTCACCGATAAATCCCATATCAGCATCATCAAACATATCCATGAATCCATCGAGCATGGGCAGGCCGGCTCTTAAAATGGTTATGATTACAGGGGGTTTGCTAAGTTTATGACCAACTGCCGTTCCAAGAGTAGTTTCAATTGTCTCCTCAGCATAATTAAGATTCTTAGATACTTCGTAGGCTAACAGAGCCCGACTTTTGATAAGTTTGCTCTGAAAACAGGGCGATTTTTTTGAATCTCCGGGTTTCGAAGATTACCAAAAAAACGATCAGCAATTGATCTTTTATCTGTAAGTACAAACATGTGCGTAAATAAATTGGCTTTCGAGTTTCGAGTTAACAAATTTAATCATTCCATCAAAAGGATGTACAACTATTTAAAAAAATGCATTTTTGCCTAATGTATCAGACATTAAAAGATTTATGCGAGGTATTTGCTCCGTCGGGCGACGAAAGCAGGATGAAAGATTTCTTACTTGATTATATAAGTAAAAATCAATCAGAATGGGTTGTGCAGCCGGAAATTATCGCTGGTGATGAATGGCATGATAATGTTATTCTGGTTTTTGGAGAACCGAGAACCGCTATTTTTGCTCATATAGATAGTATAGGTTTTACTGTCAGGTATGAAAATCAATTGGTACCGATTGGAGGTCCGGATGTTCAATCAGGATATTTTCTCAGAGGAGAAGATTCTAAAGGTGAAATACTCTGCCGATTAGAGATGAATAAAGAGGGGAATTTATTTTATCATTTTGGCAGGGCGATAGATCGTGGTACTAACCTGGTTTTTGAATCCAACTTCAGAGAGACAGATGAGTATGTTCAAAGCTGTTACTTGGACAATCGACTGGGTGTTTTAAATGCGCTCAAAGTAGCAGAAACTTTAGAAAATGGAATAATTGTTTTCTCAACCAGGGAAGAACATGGTGGGGGTGCGGTTCCCCAGGTAGCAAAATTCATTTATGAAAAATATGGAGTCAGGCAAGCCTTGATTTCTGATATTACCTGGGTTACTGATGGTGTACACCATGGTAAGGGAGTGGCGATATCAATGAGAGACAGAGGACTCCCCAGGCGCACCTGGCTAAATAGAATCTTAAAATATGCTACTGATTCAGGTATCGCATATCAGCTCGAGATAGAAGGTAGCGGATCAAGTGATGCAAGGGAATTGCAAGAGTCAGATTATCCTTTCGACTGGTGTTTTATAGGAGCGCCGGAAGACCATGTACACAGTCCTGAAGAAAAAGTATTTAAATTTGATTTTGAATCAATGATAAATATGTATCAATACTTAATGAAAAAATTATAAGCCATTATGAAGGTATTAGACAAGACAGCCACATTATACATGGAGAGTGAAAAGATCCAAACTAAGGTTAATGAGCTGTCTGAAGAAATAATAAATGAATATCAGGATAAGAACCCGGTTTTTCTGATAATTCTCAATGGTGCATTTATGTTTGCATCTGATTTGCTCAAAGAGACCAAAATTCCATGCGAAATCAGTTTTACCAAAGTTTCGAGCTATGAAGAAACCAAAAGTACCGGGGAAATTAAATCTTTAATAGGGATCAATGAAGACCTAACAGACCGTCACATTGTGATAGTTGAAGATATTGTCGATACTGGTAATACCATGAAATGGTTGCTAAATGAATTAAATAATTTAAATGTCAAATCAGTAAAAACGTGTGTGTTATTAATGAAACCAGATGTTTTTAAAGGTCAGTTTGAAATTGATTACCTGGGTTTTGAGATACCAAATGACTTCGTGGTTGGTTACGGAATGGATTATAATGGCCATGGAAGAAACCTGCCCGACATCTATCAATTGGATTAACCTGTAAAATAGTCTTAAACTTCAGGGATAGTTTTTATATTTGCTCTTTATTATCCCTAAATGCAAACAAAAAATATATCATGCTTAATATAGTCCTGTTTGGCCCTCCGGGTGCCGGAAAAGGTACGCAAAGTGCCAAATTGATTGAAAAATACAATTTAACACATATTTCTACCGGAGATCTATTCCGTAAACATTTGGGAGAGGGTACGGAATTAGGTAAAAAAGCAAGAACATACATGGATCAGGGAAGATTAGTGCCGGATAGCCTGGTTATCGACATGGTCCGTGAAAAAATTAAAGGAGACGGGAAGGTAAACGGAATCATATTTGATGGCTTTCCAAGAACTGTCGCTCAAGCGGAGGCATTGGATGAGTTGATGGGTGAGTTAAATACAAAGATCGATTGTATGATAGCCCTCGAAGTACCTGAAGAAGAATTGAGAAACAGGATCATGGAAAGAGGTAAGACCAGCGGCCGTACAGATGATCAGGATTCCGAAAAAGTAACTACCAGGATTCAGGTGTACGAAAAGGAGACTCTTCCGGTGGCAGGATATTATAAAAAACAAGATAAATTCTATAGCGTAAATGGTGTAGGATCAATTGATGAGATATTTGATAACATCTGTTCCGTTATAGATGAGGTGAAATAAAACGACTTAATGTCAGGAAATAACTTTATAGATTACGTGAAATTCTGCTCCCGCTCCGGTCATGGAGGTCCGGGAGCTGTTCATTTCAGGAGGGAAAAGCATGTAGCTAAAGGAGGCCCTGATGGAGGTAATGGTGGCCGGGGAGGTCATGTAATACTCAGGGGTAACAGTCAGCTATGGACTTTGCTTCATTTGAAATATCGTAAACACGTATTAGCTGAAAATGGTGAACCGGGTGGTAGCATGAGAAGTTCCGGGGCCGCAGGTAAGGATGAAATCCTCGAGGTACCATTGGGTACAATAGCTAAAGATGATGAAACTGGAGAAGTACTGTGTGAGATCACTGAAGATGGACAGGAAGTAATTCTATCCCCCGGGGGAAGAGGTGGATTGGGAAATGAGAATTTCAAAAATTCAGTCAATCAAACACCGAGATATGCCCAGCCGGGAGAACCTGGAGAAACCAGGTGGGTGATTCTCGAACTAAAACTTCTTGCGGATGTGGGATTAGTAGGATTTCCTAATGCGGGGAAATCGACATTATTAAGCTCTGTTTCGGCTGCTAAG encodes the following:
- a CDS encoding adenylate kinase, whose amino-acid sequence is MLNIVLFGPPGAGKGTQSAKLIEKYNLTHISTGDLFRKHLGEGTELGKKARTYMDQGRLVPDSLVIDMVREKIKGDGKVNGIIFDGFPRTVAQAEALDELMGELNTKIDCMIALEVPEEELRNRIMERGKTSGRTDDQDSEKVTTRIQVYEKETLPVAGYYKKQDKFYSVNGVGSIDEIFDNICSVIDEVK
- the hemE gene encoding uroporphyrinogen decarboxylase encodes the protein MALKNDLLIRAAKGEPVERTPVWLMRQAGRILPEYREVRAKMNGFVDLVKNPERAAEVTIQPVDILDVDAAIIFSDILVIPEALGLPYDMVEKRGPVFPQTISDMDDVKKLSTSDMSDKLGYVIEAIKITKKELNDRVPLIGFAGAPWTIMAYMVEGSGSKTFSKARKMLFTQPETAHALLQSITDCTKAYLKEQVNAGANLVQVFDSWAGILSPDQYEEFAMPYIKQIVDSIDEVPVTVFSKGAYFSLHSLGKLNCETLGLDWNTPVDFALKMAGPNMTFQGNLDPCALYGSTSEVRAETIKMLDQFKGLRHIANLGHGVYPDTDPEKVKVFIETVKSYTQK
- the obgE gene encoding GTPase ObgE; its protein translation is MSGNNFIDYVKFCSRSGHGGPGAVHFRREKHVAKGGPDGGNGGRGGHVILRGNSQLWTLLHLKYRKHVLAENGEPGGSMRSSGAAGKDEILEVPLGTIAKDDETGEVLCEITEDGQEVILSPGGRGGLGNENFKNSVNQTPRYAQPGEPGETRWVILELKLLADVGLVGFPNAGKSTLLSSVSAAKPEIADYPFTTLTPNLGVVAYRDHQSFVMADIPGIIEGAAEGKGLGLRFLRHIERNSMLLFLIPVDADDLNKEYEVLVDELKRYNPELLDKQRLIAISKADMLDEELMNEMEETLNYDVPYVFISSVTGYGIQPLKDKIWQVLNADR
- the upp gene encoding uracil phosphoribosyltransferase, producing MKSRALLAYEVSKNLNYAEETIETTLGTAVGHKLSKPPVIITILRAGLPMLDGFMDMFDDADMGFIGEYRVEQTDEEIKIKREYAALPNLSNRDVIVIDPMLATGKSMVEAVEHLADFGSWQSLHIASVIAAPEGVKYLNANLPFGYSLYLGKIDDGLNDDSYIVPGLGDAGDLSFGPKT
- a CDS encoding zinc-binding metallopeptidase family protein, encoding MYQTLKDLCEVFAPSGDESRMKDFLLDYISKNQSEWVVQPEIIAGDEWHDNVILVFGEPRTAIFAHIDSIGFTVRYENQLVPIGGPDVQSGYFLRGEDSKGEILCRLEMNKEGNLFYHFGRAIDRGTNLVFESNFRETDEYVQSCYLDNRLGVLNALKVAETLENGIIVFSTREEHGGGAVPQVAKFIYEKYGVRQALISDITWVTDGVHHGKGVAISMRDRGLPRRTWLNRILKYATDSGIAYQLEIEGSGSSDARELQESDYPFDWCFIGAPEDHVHSPEEKVFKFDFESMINMYQYLMKKL
- the sdaAA gene encoding L-serine ammonia-lyase, iron-sulfur-dependent, subunit alpha, which translates into the protein MKFLFDSFESWKNHCLENDISVFQPVIDYEIEQKGKKEEHIWDGMQRALDVMRDAVNSGLTKDMTSHSGMVNNGAKKVYKSEKHVLNKGFTDMISRALAAKEVNSCMGKVVAAPTAGASGIMPGVLNTLQEEHGISDKKITECMLVSAGIGLIIERNAGIAGAVGGCQAETGTAAAMAAGAIVHAFDGTIDQIFNSVGITIQCMLGLICDPVAGLVEVPCIVRNASAAAIAHSSAQIAIADMDAVIPVDECVMAMGEVGQSMEDRYKETALGGLANTPTGRSISKRVLIQDIEMLPDEDKDED
- the hpt gene encoding hypoxanthine phosphoribosyltransferase — protein: MKVLDKTATLYMESEKIQTKVNELSEEIINEYQDKNPVFLIILNGAFMFASDLLKETKIPCEISFTKVSSYEETKSTGEIKSLIGINEDLTDRHIVIVEDIVDTGNTMKWLLNELNNLNVKSVKTCVLLMKPDVFKGQFEIDYLGFEIPNDFVVGYGMDYNGHGRNLPDIYQLD